Proteins from one Bifidobacterium sp. ESL0732 genomic window:
- a CDS encoding protein-(glutamine-N5) methyltransferase encodes MSEIITMKLGPRKPVRHEELPEGGYREFIGWQEGMSPEEVWHAGNSWWKLEPGRAVRCDLAVILNPDNVVVCVAKIRGLIKREDMRMGFIGEPVERQYDAWLGKTLKRNDSKNPIAYFDERDILAPDEVETGTTFLNR; translated from the coding sequence TTGAGCGAGATTATTACGATGAAGCTTGGTCCGCGTAAGCCGGTTCGTCACGAGGAACTGCCAGAAGGCGGATACCGCGAATTTATCGGCTGGCAGGAAGGTATGTCACCCGAAGAGGTGTGGCATGCCGGCAACAGTTGGTGGAAACTTGAGCCGGGCCGGGCGGTACGTTGTGATTTGGCTGTTATTCTCAATCCTGACAACGTCGTGGTATGCGTGGCAAAGATTCGAGGTTTGATCAAGCGTGAGGACATGCGCATGGGCTTCATCGGTGAACCGGTGGAGCGCCAATACGATGCATGGCTCGGGAAAACGTTAAAACGCAACGATTCCAAAAACCCAATCGCTTATTTTGATGAGCGGGACATTCTTGCGCCTGACGAAGTAGAAACAGGCACGACGTTTCTTAATCGGTAA
- a CDS encoding PD-(D/E)XK nuclease family protein gives MSENNSLASKAMELLADPDFDQLNQRLNRVNVFDAVDMGRQEIKHSAFLAWLMDPSGPHGLGDLFIHRLLAQLYVDNSEKFAESGVASFVPLAADDLSELNVVRESEDRIDILAKTIDDRMVMCIENKVDSGLHNRQLDDYHQYIESTYGNRQYRIYVLLAPEGFEIPKDQCQNPAIWLTLSYSSVAKVLESLRDSAQGRTQILIEDYVRLLKKENIVNDEEQNKLAYNLYRNYSEVFDFVSQACTDQSAVEQYLIEKVYDPVMDDLQDKGQISNHWCWNKGRMTYYGFHTQKMNDYFGATNDDWVYAYWLYPDKVSSLLKPSMRLEVFPKGKQETTIGRMQHIRERIGSGNSSITNQNKQREIVDFPSDINLSDILETVEIDALAKETKGKLYKAMDNMLQLEKRALME, from the coding sequence ATGTCGGAGAATAATTCTTTAGCATCAAAGGCAATGGAGCTGCTTGCCGATCCGGATTTCGATCAACTTAATCAGAGACTCAACCGAGTAAATGTCTTCGACGCCGTTGACATGGGACGTCAGGAGATTAAGCATTCAGCGTTTCTTGCATGGCTTATGGATCCATCGGGACCTCATGGGCTTGGTGATTTGTTTATTCATCGGCTGCTTGCACAACTTTATGTAGATAATTCAGAGAAGTTTGCAGAGAGCGGCGTTGCAAGTTTCGTTCCTCTGGCTGCTGATGATTTATCGGAGTTGAATGTTGTCAGAGAATCTGAGGACAGGATTGATATTTTAGCAAAAACAATTGATGACAGAATGGTGATGTGTATTGAGAACAAAGTTGATTCTGGATTGCATAATCGTCAATTGGACGATTATCACCAATACATTGAATCCACATACGGTAATCGTCAATATCGTATTTACGTATTGTTAGCACCTGAAGGTTTTGAAATTCCGAAAGATCAGTGCCAAAATCCAGCTATTTGGCTGACATTATCTTATTCGTCTGTAGCTAAAGTGTTGGAATCTTTGAGAGACTCTGCGCAGGGGCGCACTCAGATTCTTATTGAAGATTATGTGAGGTTATTAAAGAAGGAGAATATTGTGAACGATGAAGAACAGAATAAGCTTGCTTATAACTTGTATCGTAATTATTCCGAGGTTTTTGATTTTGTGAGTCAAGCATGTACTGATCAATCTGCGGTTGAACAGTATTTGATTGAGAAAGTCTATGATCCTGTTATGGATGATTTACAAGATAAAGGCCAAATAAGTAATCATTGGTGCTGGAATAAAGGGCGAATGACATACTATGGATTTCATACTCAAAAGATGAATGATTACTTTGGTGCAACAAATGATGACTGGGTGTACGCATATTGGCTTTATCCGGATAAAGTTTCATCGCTTTTGAAACCGAGCATGAGGCTTGAGGTCTTCCCGAAAGGTAAACAGGAAACGACAATTGGTAGAATGCAACATATTCGTGAGAGAATAGGTAGTGGCAATTCGTCAATAACTAACCAGAATAAACAGCGCGAAATCGTTGATTTTCCGTCGGATATCAACTTGAGCGATATCCTTGAAACTGTTGAGATTGATGCTCTTGCAAAAGAGACAAAGGGCAAATTATATAAAGCAATGGATAATATGCTTCAATTGGAGAAAAGAGCTTTAATGGAATGA
- a CDS encoding Fic family protein — protein sequence MTIQHIASPLMTTKGLAGLLYRMGRTFDGLNTSRMATEEFLRTGNPNVVGSRNDYALLCDLKDASSYVIEYDYSTRPMDLAWFTGINAKMTRTAAMEPGVLRTAENVIVSTRRGTYTPPVPSAAAIEQELRLVSADDTANELGTGSNAATSNSVNVAATPTGNPQPLERASHLFATLAKMQPFGDGNKRTALLAANGLLLKLHSSAVLAVPVEPPDRDTFNDKLSAWYFDNDPSVIDWFANWNHTHCTEQYSNSKNIAYPNL from the coding sequence ATGACAATTCAGCATATTGCCTCTCCTCTGATGACTACCAAAGGGCTCGCCGGACTGCTGTACCGGATGGGACGCACCTTTGACGGGCTCAATACCTCGCGCATGGCAACCGAAGAGTTTCTGCGCACCGGCAATCCCAACGTCGTCGGTTCGCGCAACGACTATGCACTGCTTTGCGATTTGAAAGACGCCTCCTCGTATGTCATCGAATACGACTATTCGACACGGCCTATGGATCTGGCATGGTTCACCGGCATCAACGCGAAAATGACCCGCACCGCAGCCATGGAGCCTGGCGTTCTAAGAACGGCGGAAAACGTCATCGTCTCCACCCGCCGAGGCACCTATACCCCGCCTGTGCCTTCTGCCGCGGCAATCGAGCAGGAACTACGTCTAGTTTCTGCCGACGACACGGCAAACGAACTCGGCACAGGAAGTAACGCCGCAACGTCAAATTCGGTAAATGTTGCCGCAACGCCCACAGGCAATCCGCAACCTCTCGAACGGGCTTCGCATCTGTTCGCAACACTGGCAAAGATGCAACCGTTCGGCGATGGCAACAAGCGCACCGCCCTACTCGCCGCCAACGGCCTGCTGCTCAAGCTGCATTCATCCGCCGTCCTCGCCGTCCCGGTAGAGCCTCCAGATCGCGATACCTTCAACGACAAACTGAGTGCTTGGTACTTCGATAATGACCCATCTGTTATCGATTGGTTTGCTAATTGGAACCACACGCATTGCACAGAGCAATATTCAAACTCAAAGAATATAGCTTATCCCAATCTATAA